The proteins below come from a single Eptesicus fuscus isolate TK198812 chromosome 5, DD_ASM_mEF_20220401, whole genome shotgun sequence genomic window:
- the CKB gene encoding creatine kinase B-type — protein sequence MPFSNSHNALKLRFPAEDEYPDLSAHNNHMAKVLTPELYAELRAKSTPSGFTLDDVIQTGVDNPGHPFIMTVGSVAGDEESYEVFKELFDPIIEDRHGGYKPGDEHKTDLNPSHLQGGDDLDPNYVLSSRVRTGRSIRGFCLPPHCSRGERRAIEKLAVEALSSLDGDLAGKYYSLKSMTDAEQQQLIDDHFLFDKPVSPLLLASGMARDWPDARGIWHNDNKTFLVWINEEDHLRVISMQKGGNMKEVFTRFCNGLTQIETLFKSKNYEFMWNPHLGYILTCPSNLGTGLRAGVHIRLPHLGRHEKFAEVLKRLRLQKRGTGGVDTAAVGGVFDISNADRLGFSEVELVQMVVDGVKLLIEMEQRLEQGQAIDDLIPAQK from the exons atgCCCTTCTCCAACAGCCACAACGCGCTGAAGCTGCGCTTCCCGGCGGAGGACGAGTACCCCGACCTCAGCGCCCACAACAACCACATGGCCAAGGTGCTGACCCCCGAGCTGTACGCCGAACTGCGCGCCAAGAGCACGCCGAGCGGCTTCACGCTGGACGACGTCATCCAGACCGGAGTGGACAACCCGG gccacccctTCATCATGACCGTGGGCTCCGTGGCGGGCGACGAGGAGTCCTACGAAGTGTTCAAGGAGCTCTTCGACCCCATCATCGAGGACCGGCACGGCGGCTACAAGCCGGGTGACGAGCACAAGACCGACCTCAACCCCAGCCACCTGCAG GGCGGCGACGATCTGGACCCCAACTACGTGCTGAGCTCCCGGGTGCGCACGGGCCGCAGCATCCGCGGCTTCTGCCTCCCCCCGCACTGCAGCCGCGGGGAGCGCCGCGCCATTGAGAAGCTCGCGGTGGAAG CGCTCTCGAGCCTGGACGGCGACCTGGCGGGCAAGTACTACTCGCTCAAGAGCATGACGGACGcggagcagcagcagctcatcgaTGACCACTTCCTCTTCGACAAGCCCGTGTCGCCGCTGCTGCTGGCCTCGGGCATGGCCCGGGACTGGCCCGACGCCCGTGGCATCTG gcacaaTGACAATAAGACCTTCCTGGTGTGGATCAACGAGGAGGACCACCTGCGGGTCATCTCCATGCAGAAGGGGGGCAACATGAAGGAGGTGTTCACCCGCTTCTGCAATGGCCTCACCCAG ATTGAAACGCTCTTCAAGTCGAAGAACTACGAGTTCATGTGGAACCCGCACCTGGGCTACATCCTCACCTGCCCTTCCAACCTGGGCACGGGGCTGCGGGCCGGCGTGCACATCAGGCTGCCCCACCTGGGCCGGCACGAGAAGTTCGCCGAGGTGCTCAAGCGGCTGCGGCTTCAGAAGCGAGGCACAG GTGGCGTGGACACGGCCGCGGTGGGCGGGGTCTTTGACATCTCCAACGCCGACCGCCTGGGCTTCTCGGAGGTGGAGCTGGTGCAGATGGTGGTGGACGGCGTGAAGCTGCTCATTGAGA